One region of Cytophagia bacterium CHB2 genomic DNA includes:
- a CDS encoding type II toxin-antitoxin system VapC family toxin → MTGNGIIFLRIETEHIVPLASLPHHHKDPFDRLIISQALVENIPIIGKDEILDLYPVERIW, encoded by the coding sequence ATTACAGGAAATGGTATCATATTCTTGCGCATTGAAACTGAACACATCGTGCCATTAGCAAGTCTGCCGCATCATCACAAAGATCCGTTTGACCGCCTGATCATCTCGCAAGCTCTGGTTGAAAATATTCCGATCATCGGAAAAGATGAGATACTTGATCTTTATCCCGTAGAGCGTATCTGGTAA